Below is a window of Mycobacterium dioxanotrophicus DNA.
GACGCTGATCCTCATCTTCTGCTCGCTCGGCATCGGGACGACGTTGCACATCACGCTGACCGATCCGAACTCCCCGACATCCATCGCCGACAGCGGGTTCCGGCTGGCGGTTCTCGGTCTGACCGTGTACACCGCGTCGTTCGTGTGCGAGACGCTGCGGTCCGGCGTCAACACCGTGCCCATCGGCCAGGCCGAGGCCGCCCGCTCGCTCGGGCTGAGTTTCGGACAGAACCTCCGAATCATCTTGTTGCCGCAGGCTTTCCGCGCGGTGATCATCCCACTGGGTTCGGTGCTGATCGCCCTGGTCAAGAACACCACCATCGCCTCGGCGATCGGTGTGGCCGAGGCGGCGCTGCTGATGAAGGAGATGATCGAGAACACGGCGGCCCTGATGGCGGTCGGCAGCATCTTCGCCGCCGGGTTCCTGGTGCTCACCCTGCCATTGGGGTTGTTGTTCGGCTGGCTCGGGAAACGCTGGGCGGTGGTGCGGTGATGAGCGCTCGCGCGAAGAACGGACAACGCAGATGAGTGAATCGTCAGTTCTCTACGACGCCCCGGGTCCGCGGGCCCGGGCGCGCAATCTTGTGACCGCCGTCGTGACGGTGGCCGTCGTGTTGGTCGCGGCGGTCGCGGTGGTGTGGCGGTTCGGCGATGCGGGCCAGCTCACGGCGGAGAAATGGAAGCCGTTCCTGACCGGCGGCCTGTGGACGACGTACGTGTTGCCGGGTGTGCAGGGCACGCTGACCGCGGCGGTGTTGTCGATCGTGCTGGCGCTCGTGCTCGGATGTGTGCTCGGCGTCGGTCGGCTGTCGCCGATCGGTCCACTGCGGTGGGTGTGTGCGGTGGTCGTCGAGTTCTTCCGGGCCGTACCGGTGCTGATCATGATGCTGTTCAGCTACGCCCTGTACGCGATGTACGACGTGTTCCCGTCCAAGCAATTGGCGCTGGCGGGTGTGGTGACGGGCCTGACGCTCTACAACGGCGCGGTGATCGCCGAGATCGTGCGGGCGGGCGTCCACGCGTTGCCACGGGGCCAGGCCGAGGCGGCGTCGGCTCTGGGGCTGACGTGGGGCCAGACCATGCGGTCGATCCTGCTGCCCCAGGCCATCACCTCGATGCTGCCGGTGCTGGTGTCGCAGATGGTGGTGGTGCTGAAGGACACGGCGATCGGCTACCAGATCACGTTCGTGGAAATGGTGCGTCAGGGCACCGTCGTCGGTTCGGCGTACGGCAACTACATTCCCGCGCTGATCGTGATCGCGGTGCTGATGATCACCGTGAACTTCGCGCTGTCGGCGTTGGCGACCCGGCTGGAACGCCGGCTGCGACGGTCGACTCGCGGGCCTGCGCCCATGCGTGCCGAGGCCGTCGAGCAGGAGGGCGCCCCCGGCGCCGTGGTGTTGCAGGACCAGCGGGATTAGCGCCGGCCGCGCTATACGCGGCGGCGCTCCCGCTCGCTGGCCAACTCGACGCTGACCACATCGAAGGCCATCGACTGGCTGTAGCCGCGGCGGGCCAGCATGCCGACCAGCCGGCGGGTCACCTTCACATCGTCGTCATCGCCCAGCCGTTCCCGGCGCAGCTTGTCGCGTACCAGCTGCTCGGCACGTTGACGTTCGGCGGCCGGGTCGAGGTCGGCCAGCGCAGCCGAGATGACCTCGCCGTCGACGCCCTTCTTGCGAAGCTCGACGGCCAAGGCGCGCTTGCCTTTACCGGAGTTGGCATGCCGCGTCCGAACCCACTGTTCGGCGAAGTCCTCGTCATCGACCAACCCGACGTCAGCGAGCCGGTCGAGGACTGCGGCGCTCACCTCGTCGGGATAGCCACGCTTGGCGAGCTGACCCTCCAGCTCGGCGCGGGTGCGTGCCCGCACAGTGAGCAGACGCAGACAC
It encodes the following:
- the recX gene encoding recombination regulator RecX translates to MTHFPPRSTSESADDTREEQTQDPRKREEQARDVCLRLLTVRARTRAELEGQLAKRGYPDEVSAAVLDRLADVGLVDDEDFAEQWVRTRHANSGKGKRALAVELRKKGVDGEVISAALADLDPAAERQRAEQLVRDKLRRERLGDDDDVKVTRRLVGMLARRGYSQSMAFDVVSVELASERERRRV
- a CDS encoding amino acid ABC transporter permease yields the protein MSESSVLYDAPGPRARARNLVTAVVTVAVVLVAAVAVVWRFGDAGQLTAEKWKPFLTGGLWTTYVLPGVQGTLTAAVLSIVLALVLGCVLGVGRLSPIGPLRWVCAVVVEFFRAVPVLIMMLFSYALYAMYDVFPSKQLALAGVVTGLTLYNGAVIAEIVRAGVHALPRGQAEAASALGLTWGQTMRSILLPQAITSMLPVLVSQMVVVLKDTAIGYQITFVEMVRQGTVVGSAYGNYIPALIVIAVLMITVNFALSALATRLERRLRRSTRGPAPMRAEAVEQEGAPGAVVLQDQRD
- a CDS encoding amino acid ABC transporter permease, with translation MVSAFWTTIKLTVYSAIGALLLGTLLAAMRLSPVPVMRWLGAAYVNVVRNTPLTLILIFCSLGIGTTLHITLTDPNSPTSIADSGFRLAVLGLTVYTASFVCETLRSGVNTVPIGQAEAARSLGLSFGQNLRIILLPQAFRAVIIPLGSVLIALVKNTTIASAIGVAEAALLMKEMIENTAALMAVGSIFAAGFLVLTLPLGLLFGWLGKRWAVVR